The genomic DNA ATTCACGAACGAATAATTTCCGTTCGCATCTGTTGTCGTCGAATCAACCCGGTCTCCGCCAATATAAATCTTCCAACCGCTCACACCATTATCTCCCTCGTCTTTTACACCGTCTCCGTCCATGTCGTTGAACTTCATCCCACTAATCGTGCCTAACTGAATGTTGCCAAAGTTTTGTCCGGTCACATCTGTGCCGCTTGATGTTGTAATCGGGGATGGATTGGTCGTGGTTTGTGTCCAGCCGTTTTGCACCGCTTCACTCAACGAGTATGTTCCAGGACCTAAGTTGATGAACGAATAATTTCCATTCACGTCCGTCGTCGTTGAATCTGTCGCCGAACCGGATAGGTAAATCTTCCAGCCACTAATGCCGGTATCTTCCGCGTCTTTCGTTCCGTCACCATCCACGTCGTTGAACTTCATCCCACTGATGGTGACTTTGTCAAAGTTCCCGAAGTCTTTTCCACTCACATCCGTTCCGCTTTGAGTTGTTATCGCTGATGGATTGCTTGTCGTCTGTTGCCAGCCACTCTGCACTCCTTCGCTCAACGAATATGTACCGGGTCCTAAGTTGGTGAATGAATAATTTCCATCAACATCTGTCGTAGCGGAATCGGTCGCTGAACCGTTGAGATAAATCTTCCAGTTTGAAAGACCTGTATCTTCCGCATCCTTCATTCCGTCGCCGTCCATGTCATTGAACTTCATTCCACTGATGCTGACCTGCTCGAAGTTCCCGAAGTTCTTCTCCGTTACATCCGTTCCGCTTGCCGTTGTAATTGCTGACGGATTAGTTGTCGTCTGCATCCAACCCGCTTGCACCCCCTCACTCAACGAATAAGTACCAGGTCCTAATTCCACAAAAGTATAACTACCATTCGCATCCGTAGTCGCTGAATCAGTCGCTGAACCGGAGAGATAAATTTTCCAACCCGAAAGTCCGGTGTCTTCCGCATCTTTCGTTCCGTCACCATCCATGTCGTTGAACTTCATTCCGCCGATGCTGACCTTCTCAAAGTTGCCGAAGTTCTGTCCGCTTACATCCGTGCCGCTTGAGGTTGTAATTGCAGACGGATTTGCAGTGGTTTGCACCCAACCCGCTTGCACACCTTCACTCAACGTATATGTTCCAGGTCCTAAGTTGGTTAATGAATAATTTCCATTCGCATCTGTCGTCGCTGAATCGGTCGCTGAACCGTTCAGATAAATCCTCCAACCGGAAAGTCCTGAGTCCCCTTCGTCCTTCGTTCCGTCGCCATCCATATCATTGAACTTCATCCCACTGATACTGACCTTCTCAAAGTTACCGAAATTCTTTTCGGTCAAATCCGTGCCGCTCGTGGTGATTGTCTCGCTGTACATTCCGCCAGCAGGCGCTGTCAATAACCAGCCGCTCTGCACTTCTTCCGTGATGGTGTAATTCCCTTGCGCAAGATTCACGAACGAATAATTTCCGTTCGAATCCGTCACAGTCGAGTCAACACGACTGCCGCCTATGTAAATCTTCCAGCCGCTGATGCCGGTGTCTTCCGCGTCTTTCATTCCGTCGCCATCCATGTCGTTGAACTTCATCCCACTAATCGTGCCGAGTTCAAAATTTCCGAAGTCTTTATTATCGGCAAGTAATCCTTTGGTAACATCAATAGTATATGTTCCAGGAGTCACAGGTAACGTTTGCTGATAACCCGTTTCCATTTTTTCACTTACAACATATTGTCCCGGATATAAGCCGGCAAAAGAATAAGAACCATCTGCCTGTGTCTGCACGCTATCAAGCGAAACACTGTTCGATGTCAATCGAATCAGCCAGTTTTGAAGTCCCGGTTCACCGACATCAATTGCTCCATCACCATCCAAATCGTCAACTTTCTTTCCGCTGAGTGTTCCGCCTTGTTCGGCAATCGTCCATTCGGACCATGTGGAAATGCCGGTTTGCTCAACCCAATTATCGGTCGAATTCAAACTGCTTACGCCGTTATCTCTCCATCGCAATCCATCATACCGCCAGAGACGAAAATCGGATTCGACCTGACCGACGCGGACTTCACTTTCTGCATACGCAAACCGGAGCGTTCCCATCAGCGATGCAGACGGTGTAACCGAATAATATCTCTTTAATGCAAATAAAGAAGGATCACTTGGTGCATCAGTATTCCTGTGGGAGTTAATTGTTACACTCAAGGCTGAAGCATTTGCCGATGGCAAAATACTCGTGTTCGCATCGGTGAAGAGATAGGTTCCTGATGCGCTCGAAGGAAATGCGCGCCTCATCGTTCCGTTCACATAACCGTTGGAAATTGACACCGCGCCGGATGCCGTATTCGTTACGTCAACCATGAACGCTCCGGTTGTTACTTCGCCGTTCGTCGTCGTCACTGTTCCGCCGATTCCGATAGTTCCGTCCAGCACAAACCCTGCTGTATTATTGAGAATCAAATTATAAAATGATGTTGCATCAATATTTTGAGATGATGAACCTCCAAGCGTAACGGTCGAAGTTCCCGCTGTAAATGTACCGGTGTTGTTCCATTGCCCGGGGACGCTTATCGCGCTACCGTTGGCAACGAACGTTCCAGCCAACGTAAAATCTTTTCCAACAGACAATCCGAAGTTCGTTCCGGTGTTGTATGTTCCGGCGTTCACAGTAAAATCATTCGATGCAGTAATATCTCCTTTTGCTGTTGCTGTGCCGACTGTTTTATTTATTATCAGATTGAAAAACGTTGTTGCATCAATGGAAAGATTGTTTGAACCGTTGAACGTTATTGTTGAAGTTCCCGCGTTGAAGGTTCCTGTTCGAATCCATGACCCTCCGACAGTATGATTGAATGTGCCGGCATTAAATGTCGTACTTGCCCCAATGTTCACTGAGTCGCCAATCGCTAACGCTTCATTTGCATTGACGGTTACTGATATTCCAAGTCCTTTCAAGAGAGTGAATTTACCGCGAACGGTAAGTGCGGAAGCAGGAAGTGTTTTTACAACCGTGCCGCTATCGCTTCGAAATTCCAAATGCCCGTACCCGCCTGCAATGTTATCAATCGTTTGATTTAACCCTGCATAACTAACTGTGCTTGTCGCTCCGAGAACATTTGTCCACCCGCTCGGGAAACTGCTCTCGCCAGTCAAATAAAACGTGGCGCCATTTGCAACTTCAAATGTGTCAGGAGCAGAGCCGAGAATTAAGTACCCTCCGTTCACCATAATTCCTGTCTGAACCCGGACATTTCCTGTCACATTCGTTGTGGTAATTTGATTTCCAAGTGTCGCACCGGAGGAACTTGTATTGTTTAAGAGCAGATGATGATATTGAAATGTGGAACCAATACGCACCGTTTGCGGAACTGACGTCCCTTTATAGTTAAACGTACTGCTTGTTCCTCCAATCAAATTTCCTTTCGATGAATCACCGGTCGCACTGAACACCCTTAACAAATTAATTCTTCCTGCCCCGCCGCTCATATCAATAACAATTCTATCCGGATGAATAGTATTTTCAAAAATTAGATCGCGGTTAAAATTACAAGTACCGGTCGTAAGTGTCATCTTTGCCACACGCGTATCGGCGCCGCCGCTTGCCGCTTTGAACACAATATTATTATTCGCTGTCAGTGTTCCGGGACCGACTTGAAGAGTTGTAACCGTTGCATCGGCAGTTGGTCCCCGCACAATGATTTGATTCGTTACTGTTAGAGTGCTTGTCGAACTTGAAAAGATGAGAGCAGTAGAACTCGACCCTGAATTAGAATTGAGGTTGAGTGAAGCACACACTTCGTTCCGGTTGGTTGCGATGGTGACGGTAAATCCTGCTGGAATATTGACCGTATCACTCGAGCTCGGTACTCCGGAGGGAGACCAAGTAGAAGCGGTGCTCCAATTACTGCTTGCTACAGCCGTCCGTTGTCCTGCATCCAGGCGGAAACAGAATATTGTGAAAAGTACAATAATGGTGAAAATTGTAAAACGAGTATTCATAGCACATCCTTGAAAATAATTTGTTGTTGAAAAACGAATCATAATTGTATAAAAGAGAATTATTCATTAATGAAACAATTCTCTATAGAGAAACTCTTTAACAGTAGTTGGAGTAGAATGAGTGGTGTGGATGTTAGGTTAGGCTATCCAGCTACTAAAACAATATTACTATCGACCTTCAACGTTTGACATCCTCGAAATGTCCAGGAAGGTTCTTAAACTAAAGAACAAAAGAATTGATTTGATATTCTTTATGCGTTATCATGCAAATGCACGACGGTGAAAAGGTAAGAAAAGTTTTTAATTAACAAAACATTTTTCTGTCATTTTGTTTGATTATTTATTCATCACAAGAAGGCGACAGAATACGAAACTGTCTTATTTTTGAGATTCTGGAAGAAATTCAGATATACTCGACGGTTCGATATGAACCAGAACATCGAGAATCCTTGCATTCGATTTGCAGACAGCCGATTTCACTCTTCGGGCAACTTCATGTCCTTCATGGACAGTGATGGTTGCATCTACGGTTACATGCAGGTCAACAAAAAAATCGAACCCCATTTTTCTTACATTGCATTTTTCCAACCACATCACGCCTTCTACTTTACCTGCTATCTCGCGAACACTGTTTTCAATTTCGGGTTGAGGCGCGGCATCCATGATTTCGTTCAACGCCGGACGAAATATTCTGAATGCATTGATTGCAATAATCACTGAGACAAATAACGCTGCATAATCATCCGCGCTTTCATAGCCTTCACCACCAACAAGCGCAAGAGAAATTCCGACCGCCGCCGCGGCAGAAGTAATCGCATCACTCCGGTGATGCCAAGCATCTCCTTTCACCGCTGTACTGTTTACTTCTTTTCCGACGCGAATAACAAACCGGAACAATATTTCTTTCGTCAGAATTACCGCCACGAGAACAATAAGCGTAAACGGCTCCGGTGCATGATGCGGCGTAATGATTTCATGAACACTTTGGATGATGATGATTACGGCACCCGCAAGTAATCCAATCGAAACCAACGCTCCAGCAAGCGGCTCTGCTTTTCCGTGTCCGTACGGATGGTCGGCATCGGCGGGCAACGTCGAAATCTTTAATCCTCCCCACACAATTGCAGAACTAAACACATCGAGCGATGATTCAATCGCATCGGCAACAAGCGCGTAGGAATTTCCAAAGATACCGGTAATTCCTTTTACAGCGGCTAACACTGCGTTGACAAGAATTCCGATAACACTTGTCTTCATTCCTTTTTCGGCAGGATGTGATATTGATTTGGTCATTGACGATTTACGATTGATGATGTATGATTAGTTCAACATTCATTATTCAATATTCGAAATTCAGAAATCATCAATTCTTTTACACCCATCCGCGTAGTTTGCACGCTTCTGCGACGCGCGCAACGCCAACTACCATCGCCGCAAGTCGGGGATGCACTTGTTTCTCTTTGATTGCTTCCTGAACACGGTGATACGCTTTCGTCAGTTTTTGGTCGAGGCGATGCTGAACGACACTCTCTTCCCAGAAATACGAGTAACTATCCTGCACCATCTCGAAATAAGAAACCGTTACACCGCCTGCGCTTGCAAGAATGTCCGGAATAACGTGAATGTTGTTGTTGTATAAAATTAAATCCGCATCCGGCGTTGTCGGACCATTGGAAAGTTCACAAACAATTTTCGCTTTGATGTTCGATGCGTTTTTCTCATGAATTGAATTTTCTAAAGCGGCGGGATACAACACTTCCACATTCGCGCTCAACACTTCTTCATGAGAAATTGGTTTCGCTCCGGGAAAGCCAACAATGGAACCGGTCGTTAACTTATATGTGACAAGTTCTTTCGGATTGAGCCCATCAGAATTATAAATCGCCCCGCGCGAATCACTCACAGCAATCAACTTTCCCCCACCAAGAATTTCCTGATGAAGAAGCGCGGCACGTTGCCCCGCATTGCCAAATCCCTGAATTGCATACGTACGTGTCGGGTCAACGCAGAGGGATTGACAGGCTTCGCGAACGGTGATAACACCGCCCCGTGCAGTCGCATCCCGTCGTCCTTCCGTGCCGCCGATTTGCAACGGCTTATCTGTCAACACACCGGGCTGATGATGATGCATGATTGTCTCGTATTCATCCATCATCCATGCCATCGTCTGTGGATTGGTATAAACATCAGGTGCAGGTATGTCGCGGTCAATGCCGATGTATTCTGCAACGGCGCGAATATACCCTCGAGACAAATTTTCTAACTCACGCTCCGACATTTTTTTCGGGTCGCATTTCACTCCGCCCTTTCCTCCGCCAAGCGGCAAATCAACAACAGCAGTTTTCCATGTCATCCATCCCGCAAGCGCACGAATCGTGTCCACCGTTTCATCAGGATGGAATCGGATTCCGCCTTTTGCCGGACCGCGCGCGTAGTTGTGCTGAATTCTCCACGCATGAAAAATTTTTTTCGTTCCGTCATCCATCTGAACGGGAACGGTAAATTTGTATTCTCGTTGGGGCCAAAGTAACAGTTCGATTGTCGCCTCATCCAGATTAAGCAATCGAGCCGCTTCACGAACCTGTTGTTGTGCTACATCAAATGAATT from Ignavibacteriota bacterium includes the following:
- a CDS encoding cation transporter; amino-acid sequence: MTKSISHPAEKGMKTSVIGILVNAVLAAVKGITGIFGNSYALVADAIESSLDVFSSAIVWGGLKISTLPADADHPYGHGKAEPLAGALVSIGLLAGAVIIIIQSVHEIITPHHAPEPFTLIVLVAVILTKEILFRFVIRVGKEVNSTAVKGDAWHHRSDAITSAAAAVGISLALVGGEGYESADDYAALFVSVIIAINAFRIFRPALNEIMDAAPQPEIENSVREIAGKVEGVMWLEKCNVRKMGFDFFVDLHVTVDATITVHEGHEVARRVKSAVCKSNARILDVLVHIEPSSISEFLPESQK
- a CDS encoding Glu/Leu/Phe/Val dehydrogenase, producing the protein MKSYNSFDVAQQQVREAARLLNLDEATIELLLWPQREYKFTVPVQMDDGTKKIFHAWRIQHNYARGPAKGGIRFHPDETVDTIRALAGWMTWKTAVVDLPLGGGKGGVKCDPKKMSERELENLSRGYIRAVAEYIGIDRDIPAPDVYTNPQTMAWMMDEYETIMHHHQPGVLTDKPLQIGGTEGRRDATARGGVITVREACQSLCVDPTRTYAIQGFGNAGQRAALLHQEILGGGKLIAVSDSRGAIYNSDGLNPKELVTYKLTTGSIVGFPGAKPISHEEVLSANVEVLYPAALENSIHEKNASNIKAKIVCELSNGPTTPDADLILYNNNIHVIPDILASAGGVTVSYFEMVQDSYSYFWEESVVQHRLDQKLTKAYHRVQEAIKEKQVHPRLAAMVVGVARVAEACKLRGWV